The nucleotide sequence CCATCACCGGGACGACGCCGGATATGGTGACGCTGGGCAAGGTTATCGGGGGCGGGATGCCGGTCGGCGCCTTCGGCGGCAAAGCCGAGATTATGGCGAAGCTCTCCCCGGAAGGACCGGTGTACCAGGCGGGGACGCTGAGCGGCAACCCGGTCGCGATGGCGGCGGGGATCACCGCCGTGCGCAAACTCCGCAGCAACGCCAAGCTCTACAGCGTGCTCGAAGCACGGGCGAAGCGGCTCATGGAGGGGTTTGCAGAAGCGGCGGACAAGCACGGCATTGCCCTGAAGACGGATGTGCGCGGTTCGATGTTCGGCTTCTTCTTTAACGACAAACCGGTCAAGAACTTTGACGATGCGGCGGCATCGGACCTGGAGCGTTTTGCCGCTTTCCACGCCGGCATGCTGTCGCGCGGTTTCTACTTTGCCTGCTCGCAGTTCGAGACGGGCTTTATCTGTACGCAGATCACCGACGCGATGATCGAAGCGACGATCAGCGCGGCGGATGAAGTGATGGGGGCGCTCTGATGGCGGACAAGCACCTGACGGGCCTGACCCCGGAGAACGGAGAACCCGAAGAGCGCAAGCCGCGCCTCAAGCCGATTGTCGAGGGGGCGGAAACGCTCTCACTCGGTATCTCGATGGTCGTGGCCGTGCTGATCGGGGTGGCGCTCGGGATCGGTCTCAAGAAACTGACGGGCATCACGTGGCTGCTCTGGGTCGGCGTGGTCATCGGGATCGCCGCGGCGTTCCTGAACGTTTTCAAGGCCTATTCGAAACAGTACAAAGAGTTCGAGGAACTCTCCAAAAACCCGCGCTACAACCCCAAGACCCTGGAAGGTGACGACGACGATGACGATGACGACGCTGCGAAGCACTATTAGTCCCTTCCTCGCCGTTCATATCCTGTTGTACGGCCTGCTCGCCGTCTCCAAAGCGGCCTTTCTCAATGCCCAGATCGCATTCGTTTCCGCGTTTTTGATCCTGCTGGGTTCGCTTTACAGCTACCGCAAACTCGTGCAGCGCAACCTCGAAAACGAAACAGCGATCCACCAGGACGATCTCGTCGAGAAGATCGACGACCCTTACGATCTTTATAGCGAGAGCGATGAGGGTATCGACGAGGAGAAGCCGCTCAAGGATGTCATCAAGGAGGAGAAGGCGCGCCTAAAGGCGAACAAGGCCACCGTGCGCAACGTTTCCAAGTCGACGCCGGCGCTGCTCTCCGTCTACCGCCTGGTACCGTACGGCATCCTGATCCTCGGGTTTATCGCCCTTAAAAACAACAATATGCTTTTACTCTGGTATTTTCTGCCGGGACTGGCAGCGGGGATCGTGGCAGGGTTCCTGAGCGGAAAGGCGCTGTTCGCCTCCCGCTGATCCGGCCGTTTACTGGTTGATGATGGGGATGTTGACCGTGACGGATTTCTTGCCCACCTCGCAGAAGAGGTGATTCTTCTTACACATCTGCTCAATCGCCGACTTGTAGACTTCGTCAAAAACGTTTCCGCTTACCTTGAGGGAGAAGAAGGTGTACTTTTTCTCTTCATAGAGGATGTACTCCCCGATACGGAAAGCGAGTTTCGTCGTGATCATTTCACTGCCGCCGAAGGATTCGTACATTTTGTTGAGCAGGCGGATGAACTGGTCGGTGTTGAGACGCGTTTCGGGCATCGTCGGGTCCAGGTCTTTCTGGAAGGACGATTTGTTCCCGATGGAGTTCGTCGCGATACAGAGGTCGATGAGCGAGTAGATGTTGACGAGCTCGCCTTCGATCTCCGGGCGTGAGAACTGGAAAGAGGGGGTCTGGAAAAAGCGGATTCCGATCTCCTCTTCGTTGACGTACCCGACCATGATCCCGAAGATCTTGAAGCGGCCGTACTCCAGCTCCATAAAGGTCGTTTTGAAACCGAAGGAGGGGCTGGCGTAGGTGGTGGCCAGTTCAAAGAGGGTGTGGCGGTCGACGGCGCCGAGCAGGTACTGCCCCTCCGCGTTGACGGAGAGGACCTTCCCCGCGGCGCTGAAGAGGATATAGGGGTTGAAATCGTATTCGATCCACTGCTGTTCGAAGGTCATTATTCCTCGATATAGTTCTTGAGTTTACGGCCGACTTTGGGATGCTTGAGCTTTTTGATCGCACTGCTCTCGATCTGGCGGACGCGTTCGCGGGTGACGTTGAGCTCTTTGCCGATCTCTTCAAGGGTACGGTCGCTTTCGTCGTCCATGATCCCGAAGCGCATCTTGATAACGGCTTTTTCGCGCTCGTTAAGCTGTTCGAGGACGCCCTCGATCTGCACCTTGAGGTCGTCTTTGAGAATGGCATCGGAAGGGGAGAGCGAGGTGCGGTCTTCGATGAAGTCGCCGAAACGGCCGTCCTCTTCGCTGCCGATCGGTGCCTCGAGGGAGATCGGCTCTTTGGTGATCTTGATGACGTTCTTGACCTTCTCGACGGAGAGGCCGACCTCTTCGGCGATCGTCTCGACATCGGGCTCTTTCCCGTTCTCCTGCAGGTATTTGCGCATGATCTTGTTGATACGGTTGATCGTTTCGATCATGTGGATCGGGATACGGATCGTCCGCGCCTGGTCCGCGATAGCACGGCTGATAGCCTGGCGGATCCACCAGGTGGCGTAGGTGGAGAACTTGTACCCTTTCTGGTACTCGAACTTGTCGACGGCTTTCATCAGACCGATATTGCCTTCCTGGATCAGGTCGAGGAAGGGGAGGCCGCGGTTGGTATAGCGCTTGGCAATGGAGACGACGAGACGGAGGTTGGACTTCGCCATCCGTGTCTTTGCCGTCTCGGAGATCGCTTTACCGCGTTTGATCTGCTCGAGGATGTCCGAGAGCTTTTCGGGTTCCATATTGAAGCCGCCTTTGGAGGCCTCTTTGGTCTGGATCAGTTTTTTGATCTCCATATAGGTACCGACCATGGTCGCTTCGGGGACCCGTGCGGCGATATCCTCTTTGGTGAGATCGGTGATGTTGTCGAGGATCTCTCTGTGGTTCTTGCGCAGCAGGTCGTTGAAGAGCGGGAGCTTGTACTCGAGGCGCTTGAGCTCTTTTTCAAACCCTTCGTCGCTTTTGAGGGAGGTCTCCATCGATTTGACGAGTTCGTTGATGAGCTTGGAGGTCGGTCCGAGATCGAGCAGTTTCTCTTTCAGGATCTTCTTTTTGAAGCTGGCCGTCAGGAAGAAGAGGACAATCTCTTCGTTGAGTTCGCCGTCTTCAGCGCCTTCGGGGAGTTTCTCAGAGGCTTTCTGCCACTCTTTTTTCGCTTTTTCGAGGGCTTTGAAGCTGCTGACAACAAGCTCGACGCGCTTTTTGTCCTTGGCGCTGACTTTTTTCTCTGCACCCTCGTCATCGTCGTTGTCGTTATCATCGTCACTGTCGTCTTTTTCGTCTTCAAAGCTTTTGAAGAGCTCTTTGACACGGCGTTCGCGGTTGATAAGCGGTTCTTTGTAGTCGAGGATGAAATCGATCAGGTAGGGAACGGAACAGATCGCATCGATAATGATGCTTTCACCGAACTCGATCTTTTTGGAGATCTCGATCTCCTCTTCCTTGGTCAGAAGCGGGATCTGTCCCATTTCGCGCAGGTACATCCGTACCGGGGAGTCGGAGCGGGACCACTCCATCAGCTCGTGCTGTTTGAGGATGTCGAACTCTTCGCCGCTGGCGTTCTCAATGAGTTTGCGCTGCGCGTCACGGCGTGCTTCTGCTTCCTGCTCGTTCATGAGCTTGGCATGCTCCGAAGCCGTGTAGAGGCAGCGCTTGTTTTTCTCGGCAAGCTTCAGGACGCTTTTGGCCTGGGCCGCTGTCGGGTTTTTCTCAAAAAGTTCCGAAACTGCCTCGTAGGTGATACAGTTTTCGGAGGAGTGATCGACAAAAAGGGTTTCGAGGGCTTTATTGAGTTCTTTTGCGGTCATCGGGTGAAAAGCTCCTGGAATAGTGTATTAGGGCGTTTCGGCCTCTCCCGCTTCCGGGAGGGCCGGGCCTGTGGGTTTTGAGTTAAGTGGGGATTATACTTTATAGAGGCTTAGTCTTTGCTTTCTTACAAAATTGAAGTGACGCCCAAAGGGAGTATATTAATTAATATTACCTGTCATTCAACCCCCTTTGAGGGTTTTTGGATATAATCGCACCAAAAAATTGCAGGATCTTCTATGAGCACACTCGAAGGAAAAGTCTGGCGGTTCGGCCAGGATATCGACACGGACCTGATTATTGCCGCACGCTATCTTAATACGTCCGATCCCAAGGAACTCGCGAAGCATGTAATGGAGGACGCCGATCCGGATTTCGTTTCGAAAATGGTCCCGGGCGACATTATCGTCGCCGGCAACAACTTCGGCTGCGGTTCTTCCCGCGAGCATGCACCGATCGCCCTGAAAGCTGCCGGCGTCGCCGCCGTGATCGCCCCGACGTTTGCACGTATCTTCTACCGCAACGCCTTTAACATGGGCCTGCCGATCTTCGAACTGGAAGAGAGCGCCGAGATTGCCGAAGGCGATATCGTCTCCGTCGACATGGACAAGGGGACGGTCACGGACAAAACGACCGGGAAAAGCTACGCCTTTACGCCGATCCCGCCGTTTATGCAGGAGCTGCTCTCCGCCGGCGGCCTGATGAATTATGCCGAAGAAGAAGTCAAAGCAGGAGGTAAAGCATGAAAACCTATAACATTGCCCTGATCAAGGGGGACGGGATCGGCCCGGAGATCGTTGATGAGGCGGTTAAAGTCCTTGATGCCGTCGCCGCGCGGTTCGATTTTTCCCTGCGTTATGAAGAGGTCCTGATGGGCGGCAGCGCCTACGACGTCACCGGCGATCCGCTCCCGCAGGAGACCATCAATGTCTCCCTGAACTCCGACGCGGTCCTTTTTGGCGCCATCGGCGGCGAAAAATGGGACAACCTGCCGCGCGAAAAGCGCCCGGAGAGCGGTCTGCTCCGTTTCCGCAAAGAGCTCGGCGTCTTCGCCAACCTGCGCCCGGCCGTCGTTTACGACGAACTGGTCAACGCCAGCTCCCTCAAGCCTGAAATCGTCAAAGGCGTCGACCTGATGGTCGTGCGCGAACTGATCGGCGGGATCTACTTCGGCGAACCGAAGGGCTGGGAAGGGGACAAGGCCTACAACACGATGGTCTACACCAAGCCCGAAGTCGTGCGTATCGCCCATACGGCCTTCAAGATCGCGATGGAGCGTAACAAGAAGGTCTGTTCCGTCGACAAGGCAAACGTGCTTGATGTCTCCCAGATGTGGCGCGAAACCGTCGAAGAGGTTGCCAAGGAGTATCCGGAAGTCTCCCTGTCGCACATGTACGTCGACAATGCCGCGATGCAGCTCATCCGTGACCCGAAACAGTTCGACGTCATCCTGACCGGCAACATTTTCGGCGACATCCTCAGTGACGAAGCGAGCATGCTTTCCGGTTCCATCGGGCTGCTCCCCTCCGCATCCGTCGGGGCGAAGATCGGCGTTTACGAGCCGATCCATGGCTCCGCACCGGACATCGCGGGGCAGGGGATCGCCAACCCGATCGCGACGATCGCCAGCGCATCCATGATGCTCCGCTTCGCCCTGGGCGAAAACGAGGCGGCAGACCGTATCGACGCGGCCATCAAGCACGCCCTCAAAGACGGTTACCGTACGCGCGACCTCGCCAACTACGACGCCAAAGAGCTCTGTTCCACCAGTGAAATGGGCGACATCATCGCCAACTACGCGGCCAAAGAATGAAAGAGTACCGGGTACTGATCGATTGTCGTGACGAAAAAGGGCTCGTCTACAAAGTCTCGAGCATCTTTTTCAAGTACGACCTGAACATCCTCTCCAACAGCGAGTTCGTCGACAGCGAAACGAACCTCTTCTTTATGCGCAGCGTCGTCAGCGGTTTTATTGACGGCAACGACTTGGAGAAGGAGCTGCGCGCCGTGCTGCCCGAAAAGGCGAACCTGCGTATCATCGCCCCGGAGAAGAAGAACATCGTCCTGATGGTCACGAAGGAGTCCCACGCGCTGGGGGACCTGCTGATTCGCTACGAAGCCGGTGAACTCGACGCCAACATCCTCGGGGTCGTTTCCAACTACGATCTGCTCCAACCGCTGATCGAGAAGTTCGGCATCCCTTTTTACACGGTGTCGCACGAGGGGCTCAGCCGCGACGCGCACGAGCAGAAGGTACTCGAATGCCTGGCCGGTTTCGGCGAGATCGACTATATCGTCCTGGCGAAGTATATGCGTATCCTGACCCCGAATTTCGTCGAGGCGTACGCGAACAAGATCCTGAACATCCACCACTCCTTCCTGCCGGCATTTATCGGGGCGAACCCCTACAAGCAGGCCTATGAGCGCGGCGTGAAGATCATCGGGGCGACGGCACACTTCGTCAACAACGACCTCGACGAGGGGCCGATCATCTCCCAGGACGTCAAGCACGTCGACCACGCCCACAACTGGCAGGAGATGCAGCGCCTCGGGCGCGATATCGAGAAGATCGTCCTCTCCCGGGCCCTGCGCCTGGCCCTCGAGGACCGCATCTTCGTCTACGGGAACCGGACCGTTATTTTTTAACTAAACGCCAAATGAACAAAACAAGGATACCGCTCGCGCAGCGATGTTTCCTCGAAAGTCCATTTGTCTACGCTGCCGCTAAGGCACGTTGTCCTCGCTTTGCTGCGGAATTCCGCTTTGCTGCATCGTCAGTAGGCCCACGCGCTTTGCGCTTTTAAAGGCACTCATGTTTAACATCGTTCTCGTCCATCCTCAGATCCCCAATAATACCGGCGCCATCGGGCGCCTCTGCGTCAACACGGGCGCCACGCTGCACCTGATCGAACCGCTGGGATTTGATATCAGCGAAAAGGCGGTCAGAAGGGCGGGACTGGATTACTGGCACAAGATCGACTTGCACGTCTGGGAGAGCCTGGAGGCTTTCAGCGCAGCGCATCCCGATGCCACGCGCTACCACCTGGCGACGACCAAAACGGAGCAGCCCTACTTTGAACATACCTTCAAGGCGGGGGACTACCTCTTTTTCGGCAGCGAGACCGCCGGGATCCCGGCCGATGTTCTCAGTACGCACCCGGAAGCCTGCATGACGATCCCCATGACGCGGGAGGGGCGCAGCCTCAATCTGGCGATCAGCTGCGGGATTATCCTTTACAAAGCGATTGAGCAGAACTTTGAGACCTACAAGGAGATGATGTGAACGGAGTAATCGATACGATCATGCTGATCCTCTTCGTGCTTTTCATGTTTGTGATTTTCAGCGGCTACCATCGCCAGAAATTCGAAGAGCGCGAAGCGGAAGAGAAACGCAAAGAGGCGGAGGATACGGACACATCCTCCGATACAAAGGCCTAGGCTCAGAGCAGCCTGTCCGCCAGTCTCTCCAGAGAATGTTCGAACTTCTCAAACCATGATTCCGCTTTTCTGATCATCTGTGCCATGGGTGCTCCCTTTGTCATTCGATTTGACCCATTGTAGGTCCAGGCGACATCTTTCTTTTAAAATATTGCAATTTGACATATAATTTTGCTACGATCTCTCATCGTTATACGATTATGCTGTAGAAAACAACGCGTGAAACAAGGAGCCGAAAATGAAAGAGTTTGCCGACATCGTTGAGGAGATCAAGGATATCGTTTCCGGCGAGCTTCCGGGGAAAAAGGTGTTCGACAAGGATGTCGCGTCACTGCTCGGGATCTCTCAGATGAACTTTGCCACCCTGAAAAAACGCAACAAGATCCCCTATGAGGAGCTGCTCAATTTCTGCGCCAAGCGTTCCATCGCGATTAACTGGCTGCTCTTTGGGCAGTCGCCAGAAAGCCTCATCGAACCGACCAACAAGTTCTATATGGTCCGTTATTTCAGCGAGATCAGTGCTTCCGCCGGCGGCGGGGCGGACGTGTTTGACGAGGGGTCCGAACCGATGATGCTGAGTGCGAACTTCGTGCAGACGCTCGGCGGGGAGCAGGAGTTGCGCTACATCGAGGCGATCAATGTCAGCGGCGATTCGATGGAACCGACCTTCAGCTACGGCGACATCATCTTCGTCAACCGGAGCAAAAAAGATATCGGCCGGGGCGGGATTTTTACCATCAATACCGAAGGCGGCCTCTTCATCAAACGCCTCCACAAGCGAATAGATGGTAAAATCGACATTATTTCTGACAACAAAGAGTATCCCGTCCAGACCGCCTCACCCGATGCCATCGAGATCATCGGGCGTGTTGTCGGACGGTTCGGTCAGGTCGATTAACCGTCCCCGCGGCGGGAGCCGGAGTCATAATGTTTTCCCACCAACGCCCTTTGACCGCCGTTGCGGCAGCGCTTTTGCTGCTCTCCCTGGGCGGCTGTACCCCCAAAATGCTCCAAGACACGGCCTCCGTCCCGCTGTTGCCCCCTCCGGCGGGGGTGGAGGACCTTCAGCGCTTTCCCCAGCAGATCGATCCCTATCTTATCCGGCTCAACGAACGCAACGCCACCCTGCCGCTGCAAAACATGTACAAAACCGAATACTACAAGGTGTGGCAGGACGATTATGTCCCCGAAGCGCTGGAAGACGCCAAGTGGCCTTTTGACGTCTACCGCCCGGAAAACGCCTACGGGCAGAACCTCCAGCCCCTCTCGCAGGCGTGGTTCTATGCAATGCTGCGCGAAGCGGACTGGCAGGCGTACGGCAGCACTGCCGGACGCGCCGTGGCACTGCACCGCCTGGATCTGCGAAACTTCCCGACGCACAAGCCGCTGTTTCACGACCCCTCGGTAGCGGGTGAGGGGTTCCCGTTTGATTACCTGCAGAACAGCACCGTTTTTGCCGGCGAACCGCTCTACCTTTCGCACTATTCCAAAAGCGGGGCGTGGGCCTACGTCCTGACCTCCTACGCGACGGGCTGGGTCCCCTCCGAGCGTATTGCCCCGGTCGGCAGGGCAGAACGGGACGTTCTGCAGGCACAGCCGCTGGTAGGTCTGCTTGAAGACCGGATGCCGATCCACTCCCTCCGGGGACAGTATATGTTCGAAGGGTATGTGGGCATGGTCCTGCCGCTGCAGCAAAAAAGCGCGGCACAGTGGCGTGTCGACCCGGCAGGCCATGCCGGTACGGCGGAGATCCCGCATCATGCGGCGGCCGCACTCCCCATGACGTTTACGCGTGAAAATATGCGGCGGGTTATCACACCGGTGATGCAGACAACCTACGGTTGGGGCGGCCTCTACGGCGAGCGGGACTGCTCCTCGACACTGCGGGACATCTTCGCACCCTTCGGCCTCTGGCTGCCGCGCAACTCCTACAAGCAGTCCCGGGTGGGGACGGTCGTCTCCTTCGAAGGCCTTGACGACGCTGCAAAACTGTCCAGGATCGCCGCCGAGGGCAAGCCCTTTGAAACACTGATCTACCTCAAGGGGCATATCCTGCTCTACCTGGGGATCTACGACGGCGAGCCGGCGGTCCTGCATACGGTCTGGGGTGTCAAAACCGTTGACGACGAGGGGAATTTCGGCCGGCACATCATCGGGAAAACCGTCATCTCATCCCTGCGTCTCGGGCACGAGCTGGAAGGGTACAGCGACGAGTATTCACTGCTGCATAAAGTGGAAAGTATGAATTTCGTTTTCGAACAGGAGGAGGAGTAGGTACCGCGGAGGCGGTACTTAGTGAAGGTCGGCGTTGAGCTTGACTTCGCGGCGGGAGCGCAGGGCGACCATCTCGCCGGTAAAAGAGTCCTGGCGGTAGTGGATGCCGTTGAGGCCTGCGAGATCCTTCCCTTTGAACCAGTCGCCTTCGAGTTCGACACCCGGGTTGGCGGCTTTGATCTTTTCGAGCTCTTCGTATTCGATCAGGAACTTCGTCCCTTCGAGGATGGCGATGCCCGCATCGATGATACAGGCGTCACCCAGCGGGATGCCGCAGACGGAGTTAGCGCCGAGGAGGCAGTTTTTCCC is from Sulfurimonas sp. HSL-1656 and encodes:
- the purU gene encoding formyltetrahydrofolate deformylase, with product MKEYRVLIDCRDEKGLVYKVSSIFFKYDLNILSNSEFVDSETNLFFMRSVVSGFIDGNDLEKELRAVLPEKANLRIIAPEKKNIVLMVTKESHALGDLLIRYEAGELDANILGVVSNYDLLQPLIEKFGIPFYTVSHEGLSRDAHEQKVLECLAGFGEIDYIVLAKYMRILTPNFVEAYANKILNIHHSFLPAFIGANPYKQAYERGVKIIGATAHFVNNDLDEGPIISQDVKHVDHAHNWQEMQRLGRDIEKIVLSRALRLALEDRIFVYGNRTVIF
- a CDS encoding tRNA (cytidine(34)-2'-O)-methyltransferase → MFNIVLVHPQIPNNTGAIGRLCVNTGATLHLIEPLGFDISEKAVRRAGLDYWHKIDLHVWESLEAFSAAHPDATRYHLATTKTEQPYFEHTFKAGDYLFFGSETAGIPADVLSTHPEACMTIPMTREGRSLNLAISCGIILYKAIEQNFETYKEMM
- a CDS encoding LexA family transcriptional regulator, which codes for MKEFADIVEEIKDIVSGELPGKKVFDKDVASLLGISQMNFATLKKRNKIPYEELLNFCAKRSIAINWLLFGQSPESLIEPTNKFYMVRYFSEISASAGGGADVFDEGSEPMMLSANFVQTLGGEQELRYIEAINVSGDSMEPTFSYGDIIFVNRSKKDIGRGGIFTINTEGGLFIKRLHKRIDGKIDIISDNKEYPVQTASPDAIEIIGRVVGRFGQVD
- the leuB gene encoding 3-isopropylmalate dehydrogenase; amino-acid sequence: MKTYNIALIKGDGIGPEIVDEAVKVLDAVAARFDFSLRYEEVLMGGSAYDVTGDPLPQETINVSLNSDAVLFGAIGGEKWDNLPREKRPESGLLRFRKELGVFANLRPAVVYDELVNASSLKPEIVKGVDLMVVRELIGGIYFGEPKGWEGDKAYNTMVYTKPEVVRIAHTAFKIAMERNKKVCSVDKANVLDVSQMWRETVEEVAKEYPEVSLSHMYVDNAAMQLIRDPKQFDVILTGNIFGDILSDEASMLSGSIGLLPSASVGAKIGVYEPIHGSAPDIAGQGIANPIATIASASMMLRFALGENEAADRIDAAIKHALKDGYRTRDLANYDAKELCSTSEMGDIIANYAAKE
- the rpoD gene encoding RNA polymerase sigma factor RpoD — translated: MTAKELNKALETLFVDHSSENCITYEAVSELFEKNPTAAQAKSVLKLAEKNKRCLYTASEHAKLMNEQEAEARRDAQRKLIENASGEEFDILKQHELMEWSRSDSPVRMYLREMGQIPLLTKEEEIEISKKIEFGESIIIDAICSVPYLIDFILDYKEPLINRERRVKELFKSFEDEKDDSDDDNDNDDDEGAEKKVSAKDKKRVELVVSSFKALEKAKKEWQKASEKLPEGAEDGELNEEIVLFFLTASFKKKILKEKLLDLGPTSKLINELVKSMETSLKSDEGFEKELKRLEYKLPLFNDLLRKNHREILDNITDLTKEDIAARVPEATMVGTYMEIKKLIQTKEASKGGFNMEPEKLSDILEQIKRGKAISETAKTRMAKSNLRLVVSIAKRYTNRGLPFLDLIQEGNIGLMKAVDKFEYQKGYKFSTYATWWIRQAISRAIADQARTIRIPIHMIETINRINKIMRKYLQENGKEPDVETIAEEVGLSVEKVKNVIKITKEPISLEAPIGSEEDGRFGDFIEDRTSLSPSDAILKDDLKVQIEGVLEQLNEREKAVIKMRFGIMDDESDRTLEEIGKELNVTRERVRQIESSAIKKLKHPKVGRKLKNYIEE
- a CDS encoding SH3 domain-containing protein — its product is MFSHQRPLTAVAAALLLLSLGGCTPKMLQDTASVPLLPPPAGVEDLQRFPQQIDPYLIRLNERNATLPLQNMYKTEYYKVWQDDYVPEALEDAKWPFDVYRPENAYGQNLQPLSQAWFYAMLREADWQAYGSTAGRAVALHRLDLRNFPTHKPLFHDPSVAGEGFPFDYLQNSTVFAGEPLYLSHYSKSGAWAYVLTSYATGWVPSERIAPVGRAERDVLQAQPLVGLLEDRMPIHSLRGQYMFEGYVGMVLPLQQKSAAQWRVDPAGHAGTAEIPHHAAAALPMTFTRENMRRVITPVMQTTYGWGGLYGERDCSSTLRDIFAPFGLWLPRNSYKQSRVGTVVSFEGLDDAAKLSRIAAEGKPFETLIYLKGHILLYLGIYDGEPAVLHTVWGVKTVDDEGNFGRHIIGKTVISSLRLGHELEGYSDEYSLLHKVESMNFVFEQEEE
- a CDS encoding 3-isopropylmalate dehydratase small subunit; amino-acid sequence: MSTLEGKVWRFGQDIDTDLIIAARYLNTSDPKELAKHVMEDADPDFVSKMVPGDIIVAGNNFGCGSSREHAPIALKAAGVAAVIAPTFARIFYRNAFNMGLPIFELEESAEIAEGDIVSVDMDKGTVTDKTTGKSYAFTPIPPFMQELLSAGGLMNYAEEEVKAGGKA
- a CDS encoding AtpZ/AtpI family protein, whose translation is MADKHLTGLTPENGEPEERKPRLKPIVEGAETLSLGISMVVAVLIGVALGIGLKKLTGITWLLWVGVVIGIAAAFLNVFKAYSKQYKEFEELSKNPRYNPKTLEGDDDDDDDDAAKHY